The sequence ACGTGGCGCCGGACGGCCGCTCGGCCCGGGTCAGCTACGGCGTGCTGAACCTGACCCATCGCGACGGTCACGAAGCCCCGGCGCCGCTGGAGCCGGGCAGGCGCTACCAGGTGCGGGTGAAGCTGAACGATTGCGGCCATCGCTTCGCCGCCGGGCCCCGCATCCGCATCGCCGTCGCCACCGGCTATTGGCCGACCGTCTGGCCGGCGCCGTATCCCGCCACCCTGACCCTGCGGGCCGGCGCCAGCCATCTCGACCTGCCGGTGCGCCAAGGCAGGGCAGGGGATGCGGTGACCTTCGAGCCGCCGGTGCGCGGGGCATCGGCGCCGACCACCCAGGTCGACGCCGGCAGCATCCGGCGTTACTCCAAGCAGGATCACGTGACTGGCGAGACCACCTATGTCACCGAGGGCGTCGGCGGCGTGTTCGGCGAGGGCATCCTGCGCTTCGACGAGATCGACACCACGCTGGCCCACAGCCTGAAGCGCGAGCTGGTGATCCGCGACGACGACCCGCTGTCGGCCCGCTACGTCCTGACCCAATCGTACGAGATGGGGCGCGAAGGCTGGCGCATCCTGATCGAGAGCCAGTCGGTGCTGACCGCCGACCTCGATCGCTGGCACCTGACCACCGAGCTGACGGCGAAGGAGAATGGGCAGGTCGTGACCGAACGCTCCTGGTCCGAGGACATCCCACGCGATCTGGTCTGACACCATCAGCACCAATTGCTCGTCATCATGGCGAGCCCCCGTAGGGGCCGTGGCCATCCGGCATCACCGATCTCTGGATGGCCACGTCGGTTTCGCCTCCTCGCCGTGACGATCATATCTCTGACGTCGGCGATTCGGATGGTGCAACCGCTTCCTGGATAAGGTTGCACCTTCCGCCTCTCCGGTGCTACTACTCCTGCGAACAAACCCGCGGGGCAGGGCATGGGCAGCACGACGTTCGGCGTGAAGATCGATGACGAGCTGCGGGCGCGGCTGAAGGCAGCGGCGGAAAAGCAAGGCCGGACCCCGCACTGGCTGGTCAAGCAGGCGATGCTGGCGATGCTCGACCGGGTCGAGCGCGGCGAGACCTTCGGCGGACCCGACGAGGCGGACGGCGCCGACGTGCTCGATGGCCCGGCCGCCGAGGAGAATGGACCGCAGCCCTTCCTCGACTTCGCCCAGTCGGTGCAGCCGCAGACCGTGCTGCGCGCCAAGATCACCGCCGCGTACCGCCGGCCGGAGGAGGAGTGCCTGCCCTTCATCCTGGCCGGCGCCACCCTGCCGAAGCCGGTGATCGAGGGGGCGCGGGGCATCGCCCGCACCCTGGTCGAGGCGCTGCGCGCCAAGGGCGTGGGCGGCGGGGTCGAAGGGCTGATCCAGGAATTCTCGCTGTCGAGCCATGAGGGCGTGGCCCTGATGTGCCTGGCCGAGGCGCTGCTGCGCATCCCCGACCGCGCCACCCGCGACGCGCTGATCCGCGACAAGATCGCCTCCGGCGACTGGCAGTCCCATGTCGGGCAGAGCCCGTCGATGTTCGTTAACGCCGCCGCCTGGGGCCTGGTGGTGACCGGCAAGCTGGTGACCACCAACAGCGAGGCCGGCCTGTCCGCCGCCCTGACCCGGCTGATCGGCCGCGGCGGTGAGCCGCTGATCCGCAAGGGCGTCGACATCGCCATGCGGATGATGGGCGAGCAGTTCGTCTCCGGCCAGACCATCTCCGAGGCGCTGGCCAACGGCCGCAAGCTGGAAGCCAGGGGTTTCCGCTACTCCTACGACATGCTCGGCGAGGCGGCGACCACCGCGGCCGACGCCGACCGCTACTATCGCGACTACGAGCAGGCGATCCACGCCATCGGCAAGGCGGCGGAGCGGCGCGGCATCTACGAAGGCCCGGGCATCTCGATCAAGCTGTCGGCCCTGCATCCGCGCTATTCCCGCGCCCAGGCCGACCGGGTGAAGGGCGAGCTGCTGCCGCGGCTGACCGCGCTCGCCGTGCTGGCCCGCAGCTACGACATCGGCCTCAACATCGACGCTGAGGAGGCCGACCGGCTGGAGCTGTCGCTCGACCTCCTGGAGGCGCTGTGCTTCGACCCGGCGCTTTCCGGCTGGAACGGCATCGGCTTCGTCGTCCAGGCCTATCAGAAGCGCTGCCCCTTCGTAATCGACTGGATCATCGACCTGGCCCGGCGCAGCGGCCACCGGCTGATGGTGCGGCTGGTCAAGGGCGCCTACTGGGACAGCGAGATCAAGCGCGCCCAGGTCGACGGCCTCGAAGGCTTCCCGGTCTACACCCGCAAGATCTACACCGACGTGTCCTACCTGGCCTGCGCCCGCAAGCTGCTGGCGGCGCCGGACGCGGTGTTCCCGCAATTCGCCACCCACAACGCCCAGACGCTGGCGACCATCTACAAGATGGCCGGCGAGAACTATTATCGCGGCCAGTACGAGTTCCAGTGCCTGCACGGCATGGGCGAGGGGCTGTACGAGGAGGTGGTCGGCCGCGACAAGCTGGACCGGCCGTGCCGGATCTACGCCCCGGTCGGCACTCATGAGACGCTGCTGGCCTATCTGGTCCGCCGCCTGCTGGAGAACGGGGCCAACACCTCCTTCGTCAACCGCATCGGCGACCCGGACGTCTCGATCGACGAGCTGATCGCCGACCCGGTCGAGGCGGCGCGCAAGGTGCAGCCGCTCGGCGCGCCGCATCCGAAGATCGCCCAGCCGCGCGCGCTGTTCGGCGACAGCCGTGAGAACTCGGCCGGCCTCGACCTGTCGAACGAGCAGCGCCTGGCTTCGCTCTCCGCCGCGCTGCTGTCGGGGGTCGATGCGGTGGTCCGCGCCGTGCCGATGCTGGGCGACGGCGACCGCGACGGGCCCGCGCGGGAGGTACGGAACCCTGCGGACCGGCGCGATGTGGTCGGCCAGGTGGTCGAGGCCTCGGCCGAGCAGGTCGACGAGGCGATGGCCCAGGCCGCCGCGGCCGCGCCGATCTGGCAGGCCACGCCGCCGGGCGACCGTGCCGCCTGCCTGATGCGCGCCGCCGACCTGATGGAGGCGCGGATGCCGGCCCTGCTCGGCACCATCATCCGCGAGGCCGGCAAGACCCTGCCGAACGCGATCGGCGAGGTGCGCGAGGCGGTCGATTTCCTGCGCTATTACGCCGCCCAGGTGCGCGACCAGTTCTCCAACGACACCCACCGGCCGCTCGGCCCCGTGGTCTGCATCAGCCCGTGGAACTTCCCGCTGGCGATCTTCACCGGCCAGGTGGCGGCGGCGCTGGCCGCCGGCAACGCCGTGCTGGCCAAGCCGGCGGAGGAGACGCCGCTGATCGCGGCATCCGCCGTGCGCCTGCTGCGCGAGGCCGGGGTACCGGCCGGGGCGGTGCAGCTGGTGCCGGGCGCCGGCGAGGTCGGGGCGCGGCTGGTGGCCGATCCCCGCACCCGCGGCGTGATGTTCACCGGCTCGACCGAGGTCGCCAAGATCATCCAGAAGGTGCTGGCCGACCGCCTCGACCCGGAGGGACGGCCGATTCCGCTGATCGCCGAGACCGGCGGCCAGAACGCGCTGATCGTCGACAGCTCGGCCCTGCCGGAGCAGGTGGTGGGCGACGTCCTGACCTCGGCCTTCGACAGCGCCGGCCAGCGCTGCTCGGCGCTGCGCGTGCTGTGCCTGCAGGAGGATGTGGCCGACCGCGTCCTGACCATGCTGAAAGGGGCGATGGCGGAGCTCGCCATCGGCAACCCCGACCGCCTCGCCGTCGATGTCGGCCCGGTGATCACCGACGAGGCGCGGGCGGGCATCGCCAAGCACATCGAAGGGATGCAGGCCAAGGGCCGCAAGATCCTGGCCCTGCCGCTGCCGGAGGCGGCGAAGCACGGCACCTTCGTGCCGCCGACCCTGATCGAGATCGACGACATCGCCGAGCTGAAGCGCGAGGTGTTCGGGCCGGTGCTGCATGTGCTGCGCTGGCGCCGCAGCCAGCTCGACCGCCTGCTCGAGGCGATCAACGCCACCGGCTACGGCCTGACCTTCGGCGTCCACACCCGGATCGACGAGACCATCGCTCGGGTCGCGCACCGCGCCGCCGCCGGCAATGTCTACGTCAACCGCAACCTGATCGGCGCGGTGGTCGGGGTGCAGCCCTTCGGCGGCCACGGCCTGTCCGGCACCGGGCCCAAGGCGGGCGGCCCGATGTACCTGTACCGGCTGCTCTCGGTCCGGCCCGAGGCCGGGCCGGTGCCGCCCGACGGCGCCGCGGACGGCAAGCGCTTCCAGCCGCTGCGCGACTGGGCGGCGGCCCTGCGCAAGGCCGGCCGGACGGCGGAAGCCGACCGTGTCGCCGGCTTCGAGGCGCGCAGCCCGCTCGGCGTGACCCTCGAGCTGCCCGGCCCGGTCGGGGAGAAGAACAGCTACAGCCTGGAGCCGCGTGGCACCGTGCTGTGCCTGGCCCAGACCGCGACCGGCGCGGCGCTGCAGATCGGCGCGGCGCTGGCCACCGGCAACGAGGCCGTGCTGTCGGCCCCGAAGGAGGTTGCCGACATACTGCTCGGCGCCGTGCCGGCATCGCTGAAGCCGCTGCTGTCCCGTGCCGACGACTGGGCCTCGGCGCCGGCCGACGCGGTGCTGTTCGAGGGCGACGGCGACGCGCTGCACGCAGTGAACCAGGCGATCGCCGCGCGGCCGGGTCCGCTGGTGCCGGTCCAGGGCGCAGCCCGCGACGACCTCGCCGCAGGCCGCGCCTTCTACGCCCTGGAATGGCTGCTGCTGGAGCGCTCGGTCAGCAACAACACCGCCGCGGCGGGCGGCAATGCCAGCCTGATGACGATCGGGTGATTATCCGCACTGCATGGCGATCCGGGACGGCAATACCGGTGGCCTTTGAGATCGACTCTTCGGCCTTTTCATCATGCGAGCCCCGAAGGGCCGTGGCCATCCAGCGGCACAAAACCCTGGCTGGCCACGACGCTGCGCGCCTCGCCACGACAAGTCGATGGTTCAAGCCGAAGTATAATATCAGTCCCGGAATCGCGTTAAGATTGACATAATTTAAGCATAGTTGTTTTCTAATATTTCCAAATAGATCGATAGATCAAGGAAGATATCCGCATCTTGGGGCTTCTCTCTGTAGAGAAGAGAGAATTCCTGAAATCTGAAGGTCCGGTCGTGTTTCTCTGATGATTGCGCGGTTGGCTTCGTTGCTGGCGACGTTCTTTGCCCGGAGTGCGGGGCGACGGTCATGGATATGGGTGCGGGCGGCTTTGCGCTGAAGCTTTTCGGGGATCCGCGGCTGATCGGACCTGACGGTTCCGACCGCACGCCGCGCTTGCGGAAGGCGTTCTGTCTCCTCGCCTATCTCGCCCTGCAGCCGAACGGCCAGGCTCGGCGGGAGCGCCTGATCGGACTGCTCTGGGGCGATCGTGGCCAGGCCCAGGCCCAGGGATCGTTGCGCCATGCGCTGCTCGAGCTTCGGCAGAGCCTCGGCGATCAGGCCGACGACCTGCTCATCGCCGACCGCCTCTCCGTACGGCTCGACACGCAAGCCCTGGCCGTGGACGCGCTGGGCATGGACCGCCTGCTGGCGGTCGGGACCGCGGAGGCGGTCCTGCAGGCGAGCGCCGGCTGGGTCGG comes from Inquilinus sp. Marseille-Q2685 and encodes:
- the putA gene encoding trifunctional transcriptional regulator/proline dehydrogenase/L-glutamate gamma-semialdehyde dehydrogenase, producing the protein MGSTTFGVKIDDELRARLKAAAEKQGRTPHWLVKQAMLAMLDRVERGETFGGPDEADGADVLDGPAAEENGPQPFLDFAQSVQPQTVLRAKITAAYRRPEEECLPFILAGATLPKPVIEGARGIARTLVEALRAKGVGGGVEGLIQEFSLSSHEGVALMCLAEALLRIPDRATRDALIRDKIASGDWQSHVGQSPSMFVNAAAWGLVVTGKLVTTNSEAGLSAALTRLIGRGGEPLIRKGVDIAMRMMGEQFVSGQTISEALANGRKLEARGFRYSYDMLGEAATTAADADRYYRDYEQAIHAIGKAAERRGIYEGPGISIKLSALHPRYSRAQADRVKGELLPRLTALAVLARSYDIGLNIDAEEADRLELSLDLLEALCFDPALSGWNGIGFVVQAYQKRCPFVIDWIIDLARRSGHRLMVRLVKGAYWDSEIKRAQVDGLEGFPVYTRKIYTDVSYLACARKLLAAPDAVFPQFATHNAQTLATIYKMAGENYYRGQYEFQCLHGMGEGLYEEVVGRDKLDRPCRIYAPVGTHETLLAYLVRRLLENGANTSFVNRIGDPDVSIDELIADPVEAARKVQPLGAPHPKIAQPRALFGDSRENSAGLDLSNEQRLASLSAALLSGVDAVVRAVPMLGDGDRDGPAREVRNPADRRDVVGQVVEASAEQVDEAMAQAAAAAPIWQATPPGDRAACLMRAADLMEARMPALLGTIIREAGKTLPNAIGEVREAVDFLRYYAAQVRDQFSNDTHRPLGPVVCISPWNFPLAIFTGQVAAALAAGNAVLAKPAEETPLIAASAVRLLREAGVPAGAVQLVPGAGEVGARLVADPRTRGVMFTGSTEVAKIIQKVLADRLDPEGRPIPLIAETGGQNALIVDSSALPEQVVGDVLTSAFDSAGQRCSALRVLCLQEDVADRVLTMLKGAMAELAIGNPDRLAVDVGPVITDEARAGIAKHIEGMQAKGRKILALPLPEAAKHGTFVPPTLIEIDDIAELKREVFGPVLHVLRWRRSQLDRLLEAINATGYGLTFGVHTRIDETIARVAHRAAAGNVYVNRNLIGAVVGVQPFGGHGLSGTGPKAGGPMYLYRLLSVRPEAGPVPPDGAADGKRFQPLRDWAAALRKAGRTAEADRVAGFEARSPLGVTLELPGPVGEKNSYSLEPRGTVLCLAQTATGAALQIGAALATGNEAVLSAPKEVADILLGAVPASLKPLLSRADDWASAPADAVLFEGDGDALHAVNQAIAARPGPLVPVQGAARDDLAAGRAFYALEWLLLERSVSNNTAAAGGNASLMTIG